The Nevskiales bacterium DNA segment TCATACCGCTGCATGCCTCGATCCAGGAGCATTGCCGGCGTCTGGGTTTCTCGAATCTGGCGCCGATCATCTGGCACAAGATCGCCAACGCCGCCTATGAGGCCAACGGCAACGGCGGCGGTTTTCTGGGAAAGCCGTATGAGCCGAATTCGGTCATCAAGAACGACATCGAATTCATCCTGATGGAGAGAAAGCCCGGCGGATACCGCAGCCCGTCACTGGCCACCCGGATCCTGAGCCTGATTCCCGCGGATCGACACAAAATCTGGTTCCAGCAGATCTGGACCGGCGTCACGGGCGCCTCCACCCGTCACCATCCCGCGCCTTATCCACCCGAACTGGCGGAGCGCCTGGTACGCATGTTCTCGTTCGTGGGTGATACCGTTCTCGACCCTTTCATGGGCACAGGCACCACCAATGTCGCTGCCGCGACCTGGGGCCGCAACAGTATCGGCATCGAAGTTGACCCCGTGTATTTCGATATGGCGGCCCAACGTATCGAACGGGATCTGCCACGCATGTTCGCCCAGCACCACGTATTTTCTCATCGCTGACGGAATCCCGTTTAATGGACGTGAACAAGGGACTGGCTGCGGCCGTCGCTTACTTCTGGAAAGTCCGCCATCGTCAGAAGCGCTTTCAAGGCAAAAAGAGCGGGCGCAAGGATGCCGGCAACCGGGGTGCCGTTACCGGCGGCAAGCATGCTGACGGTTTTGTCAGGCTGATTGCGGATATCGTTAAAGAGGCCGGCCTGCCGGAGGCCTGTGTCTACGCGCGTGAAAAAGCCGCGCGCACGCTGCCGGGGTATTTTCGCCCCAGCAAGGAATGGGATCTGGTGGTCGTTTCCCGCGGCGAGATCGTTGCCGTGGTCGAAGTCAAATCCCAGGTTGGCAGTTTTGGCAACAATTTCAACAATCGCGTCGAAGAGGCCCTGGGCAATGCGACCGATTTCTGGACAGCCTACCGGCAAGGCATATACAAGCCTTCGCAGAGGCCCTGGTTGGGCTATCTGTTCATGCTGGAGGAACACGTAAAGTCGCTGAGACCGGCCCGGCGGGTCAGTTTGCGTCACTTTCCGATGGATCCCGCCTTCCAGGAATGCTCTTATGCACGGCGGTATGAGTTGGTATGCGAACGTCTTCTGCGTGAGCGGCTTTACGACGCCACCTGTTTCTTCACTTCAAGCCGGAAGAGCGGCTTGCGCGGTGAGTTTCACGAACCGAATTCCGAGTTAAGCATCCGGAAATTCGCCGTATCCCTGCACGCGCGCGCTGCTGCATTCGCGAAACTACAAACCTAGCGCGGCGGCGCGACGAACAGGCGATC contains these protein-coding regions:
- a CDS encoding site-specific DNA-methyltransferase, with amino-acid sequence MAAYLPPEIGPISNPQTDLPRLAKDPKVITAIEARLAQIPTTHHLYLHDSRKVGFLPPNSVHLVLTSPPYWTLKDYREHPDQMGFIADYEQFLSDLDRVWKICYEALVPGGRLICVVGDVCLSRRKNAGEHAVIPLHASIQEHCRRLGFSNLAPIIWHKIANAAYEANGNGGGFLGKPYEPNSVIKNDIEFILMERKPGGYRSPSLATRILSLIPADRHKIWFQQIWTGVTGASTRHHPAPYPPELAERLVRMFSFVGDTVLDPFMGTGTTNVAAATWGRNSIGIEVDPVYFDMAAQRIERDLPRMFAQHHVFSHR
- a CDS encoding PaeR7I family type II restriction endonuclease — its product is MDVNKGLAAAVAYFWKVRHRQKRFQGKKSGRKDAGNRGAVTGGKHADGFVRLIADIVKEAGLPEACVYAREKAARTLPGYFRPSKEWDLVVVSRGEIVAVVEVKSQVGSFGNNFNNRVEEALGNATDFWTAYRQGIYKPSQRPWLGYLFMLEEHVKSLRPARRVSLRHFPMDPAFQECSYARRYELVCERLLRERLYDATCFFTSSRKSGLRGEFHEPNSELSIRKFAVSLHARAAAFAKLQT